One part of the Coffea eugenioides isolate CCC68of chromosome 10, Ceug_1.0, whole genome shotgun sequence genome encodes these proteins:
- the LOC113749355 gene encoding uncharacterized protein C57A10.07-like, with protein sequence MKINYSNVSNSPKSFQAYPRNIDFDLESGTIKKSRKPRSSSLFHPKKMIKSLGNKIQYYYKLHPVLMFLISLSIGITILVLLSLYESKYRMTSNYNGMYKVDSGSSESYPFARLMNLVMVAGHSVYTSSSCEKVDKDDAWFLESYQKHKGQAATFVSHIEKGVEITGKDNAALLLFSGGETRKDAGPRSEAQSYWTVAESKGWFGKQDEVRWRALTEEHARDSFENLLFSVCRFRELTGTYPLNITVVGYDFKEERFMHLHRSAIRFPDTRFFYSGTPSSQTSREAALKGEALVRTQFQDDPYGCLGPLRRKKFGRDPFHRSIPYPNGCPEIEGLFRYCGRTPYSGPLPWA encoded by the exons ATGAAGATAAATTACTCGAATGTGTCCAACAGTCCCAAGTCCTTTCAGGCCTATCCAAGGAACATTGACTTTGATTTAGAATCAGGAACCAtcaaaaaatccagaaaaccAAGAAGTTCCAGTCTTTTTCATCccaaaaaaatgattaaatccCTAGGCAACAAAATCCAGTACTACTACAAGCTTCATCCTGTGCTGATGTTCTTGATTTCTTTATCAATTGGGATCACAATTCTTGTTTTGTTATCTTTATATGAAAGCAAGTATAGAATGACTAGCAATTATAATGGTATGTATAAAGTGGATTCTGGTTCTTCTGAATCATATCCCTTTGCTAGGTTGATGAATCTTGTGATGGTTGCTGGGCATTCTGTTTATACTAGTAGTAGTTGTGAGAAGGTTGATAAGGACGATGCTTGGTTTTTGGAATCTTATCAGAAGCATAAGGGTCAAGCTGCTACTTTTGTGAGTCATATAGAGAAGGGAGTCGAGATTACAGGGAAAGATAATGCAGCATTGCTGTTGTTTAGTGGAGGTGAGACGCGGAAAGATGCCGGTCCGAGGAGTGAGGCACAGAGTTATTGGACTGTTGCTGAGTCCAAAGGATGGTTTG GCAAGCAAGATGAAGTTAGATGGAGGGCACTTACAGAAGAACATGCAAGGGACAGCTTTGAGAATCTTCTCTTTAGCGTGTGCCGGTTCAGGGAGCTCACAGGCACTTATCCACTTAATATAACT GTTGTTGGATATGATTTCAAGGAGGAGAGATTTATGCATCTGCATCGCTCTGCAATTAGGTTTCCAGACACAAGGTTCTTTTACTCGGGCACACCCTCTTCACAAACTTCAAGGGAAGCTGCTTTGAAAGGTGAAGCATTGGTTAGAACACAATTCCAGGACGATCCTTACGGATGTTTAGGTCCACTTCGTCGTAAAAAGTTTGGGCGGGATCCTTTTCATCGGTCAATTCCTTATCCTAATGGCTGTCCTGAAATTGAAGGACTGTTTAGATACTGTGGAAGAACACCATATTCTGGTCCCCTTCCTTGGGCCTAG
- the LOC113749356 gene encoding pathogen-related protein-like, translated as MAVEAEKTKYRSYLSEEEEVKNIHWRYGPPNYDLVDKLFEEGRTKIWPAGSLEDKVQRLVKTWEMEVFHKANPAEYKTIDTKNYTISVNGRKPLTIEEKGKLGGGYNVLLQTALPEEFRAYDPAKETMESALKVFRTTFPRGFALEILHVYSGPPVIVYKFRHWGFMEGPFKGNPPTGEMVEFFGMAIFELNENSKVVKVQFFYDPGQLLEGLLKGKPSDEYKIEAPSTCPFLLQQSNLDK; from the exons ATGGCAGTTGAAGCAGAAAAAACTAAGTACAGGTCCTATCTTAGTGAAGAAGAAGAGGTGAAGAACATCCACTGGAGATATGGTCCTCCTAACTATGATCTTGTAGACAAGCTCTTTGAAGAAGGCCGAACTAAG ATATGGCCTGCTGGATCGCTCGAAGACAAAGTGCAGAGGCTGGTGAAAACATGGGAAATGGAGGTTTTCCACAAAGCCAACCCTGCTGAGTATAAGACAATAGATACAAAGAATTATACTATCAGCGTCAATG GAAGGAAACCTCTAACCatagaagaaaaaggaaaactagGGGGAGGCTACAATGTGCTATTGCAAACCGCCTTGCCAGAGGAATTCCGGGCTTATGATCCAGCTAAAGAAACCATGGAATCAGCTCTCAAGGTTTTCAGGACTACATTTCCACGTGGATTCGCTCTGGAGATCCTTCACGTATATTCAGGGCCGCCGGTGATAGTATACAAGTTCAGGCATTGGGGTTTCATGGAAGGTCCTTTTAAAGGAAATCCCCCAACCGGAGAAATGGTTGAATTTTTTGGGATGGCCATTTTTGAG TTGAATGAGAACTCCAAGGTTGTGAAGGTGCAGTTCTTCTACGACCCTGGACAACTACTTGAAGGCCTTCTGAAGGGCAAACCATCTGATGAATATAAGATTGAGGCACCTTCTACCTGCCCATTTTTGCTACAGCAGAGTAACTTAGACAAATGA
- the LOC113749357 gene encoding pathogen-related protein-like, with protein MAASEGDKYRSYLTEEDVKNTTWRFGPPNYDAVNKLFEEGRTKIWPVGSLEEKVQRLVKTWEMEIVHKVNPDEYKTLDAKKFTLGINGRKALTLEEAQKLGGSYNVFLQTGLPENFRVYNPANETAESSQKVFTTTFARGFAVEILQVYSGPPVIVYKFRHWGFMEGPFKGHAPTGEMVEFFGLAIFELDEHSKAVKAEFFYDPGQLLGGLVKGKMSDEHKAETSSSCPFFTTA; from the exons ATGGCAGCCTCAGAAGGAGACAAGTACAGGTCCTACCTTACTGAAGAGGATGTGAAGAACACCACCTGGAGGTTTGGTCCTCCTAATTATGATGCTGTTAACAAACTATTTGAAGAAGGCAGAACTAAG ATATGGCCTGTTGGATCACTTGAAGAGAAAGTGCAGAGGCTGGTCAAGACATGGGAGATGGAAATTGTCCACAAAGTCAATCCTGATGAGTATAAAACACTTGATGCAAAGAAGTTTACTCTAGGCATCAACG GGAGGAAAGCTTTGACATTGGAAGAAGCTCAAAAGCTTGGAGGAAGTTACAATGTGTTCCTGCAGACAGGCTTGCCAGAGAACTTTCGCGTTTACAATCCTGCGAATGAAACTGCTGAATCATCTCAGAAGGTTTTCACCACTACATTCGCTCGTGGATTCGCTGTAGAGATCCTTCAAGTGTATTCTGGACCGCCAGTGATCGTGTATAAGTTCAGACACTGGGGTTTCATGGAGGGTCCTTTTAAAGGACATGCTCCAACAGGAGAAATGGTTGAATTTTTTGGCTTGGCTATTTTTGAG TTGGATGAGCACTCTAAGGCTGTGAAAGCGGAGTTCTTTTATGATCCTGGACAACTACTTGGAGGTCTTGTGAAGGGCAAAATGTCTGATGAACACAAGGCTGAGACAAGTTCAAGCTGTCCTTTCTTCACTACAGCTTAG